A single window of Deltaproteobacteria bacterium DNA harbors:
- the rseP gene encoding RIP metalloprotease RseP yields the protein MDIHSFLFTLLSFSVAIGVLVFVHELGHFAVAKRVGVLVERFSIGFGPVVLARKSGETEYAVSAIPLGGYVKMLGEEEGEEALASPERAFSTQSLARRAAIVSAGPAMNFVFAFVVYAVLFAAVGVEKPSTEPRVGGVTAGLPAERAGLQAGDRIVAIDDTPIGTWEQLSKTVVLSKGERLRLTVERGGARFPLEVTPELHENRTIYGEDAGKVYRIGVEVSIDWEAVGPLTAVGIAAQETATHAVMVLQGLKLMLAGRVPFKDLGGPIAIASAAGKQARAGGRYYLLTLAFLSVNLAVLNLLPIPALDGGHLAFFAIEGVMRRPLGARHRELALQVGILLLITLIVFVSYNDIHRLFWG from the coding sequence ATGGACATCCATTCCTTCCTGTTTACGTTGCTGTCGTTCTCGGTCGCGATCGGGGTGCTCGTCTTCGTGCACGAGCTCGGGCACTTCGCGGTGGCCAAGCGGGTGGGCGTGCTGGTGGAGCGCTTCTCGATCGGCTTCGGTCCGGTGGTGCTGGCGCGCAAGTCAGGGGAGACCGAGTACGCCGTGTCGGCGATCCCGCTGGGCGGCTACGTGAAGATGCTCGGCGAGGAGGAGGGAGAGGAGGCGCTCGCCAGCCCGGAGCGCGCCTTCTCGACCCAGTCGCTCGCCCGCCGCGCGGCGATCGTCTCCGCCGGCCCGGCGATGAACTTCGTGTTCGCGTTCGTCGTCTACGCGGTCCTCTTCGCGGCGGTGGGCGTGGAGAAGCCCTCGACCGAGCCGCGCGTCGGCGGCGTCACGGCCGGGCTGCCTGCCGAGCGGGCGGGCCTCCAGGCGGGCGACCGGATCGTCGCCATCGACGACACGCCGATCGGCACCTGGGAGCAGCTCTCCAAGACCGTCGTCCTCTCGAAGGGCGAGCGGCTGCGGCTGACGGTCGAGCGCGGCGGGGCGCGCTTCCCGCTCGAGGTCACGCCGGAGCTGCACGAGAACCGGACCATCTACGGCGAGGACGCGGGCAAGGTCTATCGCATCGGAGTCGAGGTGTCGATCGACTGGGAGGCGGTCGGCCCGCTCACGGCCGTCGGGATCGCCGCGCAGGAGACCGCAACCCACGCGGTCATGGTCCTGCAGGGGCTCAAGCTCATGCTGGCCGGGCGGGTGCCGTTCAAGGATCTCGGCGGTCCGATCGCGATCGCGAGCGCGGCGGGGAAGCAGGCGCGAGCCGGAGGACGCTACTACCTGCTGACGCTCGCCTTCCTATCCGTGAACCTCGCCGTCCTCAACCTGCTCCCGATCCCGGCGCTCGACGGCGGGCACCTCGCCTTCTTCGCCATCGAGGGCGTCATGCGCCGCCCGCTCGGCGCGCGGCACCGCGAGCTCGCGCTGCAGGTCGGCATCCTGCTGCTCATCACGCTGATCGTGTTCGTGTCCTACAACGACATCCACCGTCTCTTCTGGGGCTAG
- the tsaB gene encoding tRNA (adenosine(37)-N6)-threonylcarbamoyltransferase complex dimerization subunit type 1 TsaB: protein MARDGAVLAEGVYRESRSHTASLPLLVERVFGDAGLALEDLEGIAVSIGPGSFTGLRIGLALAKGLAFAGGLPVVGVPTLEALAWVVDAEPGATVCAALDARKREVYAALFALEAGGPRRLTPDLALAPEALAARLPRPCTVVGDAGEVYGEVLGAHARLLPFASHHPRGGVIARLGAARLAAGEAANLGTLEPVYVRPPDAELPRSR, encoded by the coding sequence GTGGCGCGCGACGGCGCCGTCCTGGCCGAGGGGGTGTACCGCGAGTCGCGCTCCCACACCGCCTCGTTGCCGCTGCTGGTCGAGCGCGTGTTCGGCGACGCGGGCCTCGCGCTCGAAGACCTCGAGGGCATCGCGGTGTCGATTGGGCCGGGCTCGTTCACCGGGCTGCGCATCGGGCTCGCGCTCGCCAAGGGGCTCGCGTTCGCCGGCGGGCTCCCGGTGGTGGGCGTGCCGACGCTTGAGGCCCTCGCCTGGGTCGTGGACGCCGAGCCGGGCGCTACCGTGTGCGCCGCGCTCGACGCGCGCAAGCGCGAGGTCTATGCGGCGCTCTTCGCGCTGGAGGCCGGCGGCCCGCGCCGTCTCACGCCCGATCTCGCGCTGGCGCCCGAGGCGCTCGCGGCGCGGCTTCCGCGCCCTTGCACGGTCGTGGGCGACGCGGGCGAGGTCTACGGCGAGGTGCTGGGCGCGCATGCGCGCCTCCTGCCCTTCGCCAGCCATCATCCGCGCGGCGGCGTGATCGCGCGGCTCGGCGCCGCGCGGCTCGCGGCGGGCGAGGCGGCCAACCTGGGCACGCTCGAGCCGGTCTACGTCCGTCCGCCGGACGCGGAGCTGCCCCGGTCGCGTTGA